In Candidatus Anaeroferrophillus wilburensis, a single window of DNA contains:
- a CDS encoding NAD(P)H-dependent oxidoreductase subunit E: protein MDNDRIDQIIAKHRGEASALIQVLLEIQSEHHWLPKPALKRVSEKLQVPLTRIQHIATFYKAFSLVPKGRHEIHICVGTACHVRGATRIIDTVQDLIGIKPGETDLDLKFSLETVNCLGCCALGPVLEIDGKTHGKMTTAETADVIKNYA, encoded by the coding sequence ATGGATAACGATAGAATTGATCAGATTATTGCGAAGCACCGGGGCGAGGCCAGTGCACTCATTCAGGTTTTGTTGGAAATCCAGAGTGAACATCATTGGCTGCCGAAACCGGCATTAAAGAGAGTCAGCGAAAAGCTGCAGGTTCCCTTGACCCGGATACAGCATATCGCCACCTTTTATAAAGCATTCAGCCTGGTTCCCAAGGGACGCCATGAAATTCACATCTGCGTTGGTACCGCCTGCCATGTTCGCGGAGCAACGCGAATTATTGATACCGTGCAGGATCTGATTGGCATCAAACCCGGCGAAACCGACCTCGATTTGAAGTTCAGCCTGGAAACGGTGAACTGCCTGGGTTGTTGTGCTTTGGGGCCGGTGTTGGAGATTGATGGCAAAACGCACGGTAAGATGACGACGGCCGAAACTGCGGACGTCATTAAAAATTACGCTTAG
- a CDS encoding 4Fe-4S binding protein: MSRIQSPVELEEFRKGLLAKRDPHKPCITLCSGSACQASGSAEVASRLEEEITKQGLSDAVEIRKTGCHGYCERGPIIVNNPDGICYFNISPDDVPEIVSETVKEKKVIERLLYTDPDTGEKITHEEEIPFYKHQERLVFGANVTIDPKSIDDYLAIGGYAALAKVLSGMTAEQVLEEVKKSNLRGRGGGGFPAGRKWEGSRDAADEIKYVIVNADEGDPGAYMDRSLLEGNPHSILEGLTLGAYAIGAHEGYIYVRQEYPLAVANVNLAIKMAEEYGFLGKNILGSGFDFTVTVHQGAGAFVCGESTALMTALEGRVGEPRPKYIRSNIKGLWDRPSVLNNVETWANVPLIINKGADWFTQYGTEGSKGTKIFSLVGKITNTGLVEVPMGMTLRDIIFKIGGGIPGGKKFKAVQTGGPSGGCIPEDLLDLQVGFDELTKAGSMMGSGGMIVMDEDTCMVDVARYFIEFLTDESCGKCVPCREGLRQMLKILTNITQGRGKEGDIELLEELSEVAKEVALCALGKSAPNPFLSTLRYFRDEYEAHIKEKRCPALSCKALISFYIDPEKCQACGSCLRKCPAEAIIGGKKLIHIIDQDKCTKCGTCFEVCPAKFSAVTKISGSPVPPPVPEEARAIVKKGKES, from the coding sequence ATGTCGCGGATACAATCACCCGTTGAACTGGAAGAATTCAGAAAAGGGCTCCTGGCCAAGAGAGACCCGCATAAACCATGCATCACCCTCTGTTCCGGGTCTGCCTGCCAGGCCTCCGGCAGTGCGGAAGTAGCTTCCCGTCTCGAAGAGGAGATCACCAAACAGGGGTTGAGTGATGCGGTGGAGATCAGGAAAACAGGCTGCCATGGCTATTGCGAACGGGGGCCGATCATCGTTAACAATCCTGATGGCATCTGTTATTTCAATATAAGCCCTGATGATGTGCCGGAAATTGTCTCTGAGACCGTTAAAGAGAAGAAGGTCATTGAGCGTCTGCTCTACACCGATCCCGACACCGGCGAAAAAATTACCCATGAAGAGGAGATTCCTTTTTACAAGCATCAGGAGAGGTTGGTTTTTGGTGCCAATGTCACTATAGACCCCAAGAGCATCGATGACTACCTGGCCATCGGCGGTTATGCCGCCCTGGCCAAAGTCCTGTCCGGGATGACTGCTGAGCAGGTTCTTGAGGAGGTCAAAAAATCCAACCTGCGCGGCCGCGGCGGCGGTGGTTTTCCGGCAGGCAGAAAGTGGGAAGGATCCCGCGATGCCGCTGATGAGATAAAATATGTCATCGTCAATGCTGACGAGGGGGATCCCGGCGCCTATATGGATCGGAGTCTGCTTGAGGGCAATCCCCATTCGATCCTTGAGGGGTTGACCCTCGGTGCCTATGCCATCGGTGCCCACGAAGGCTATATCTACGTTCGCCAGGAATACCCGCTGGCGGTGGCGAATGTGAATCTCGCCATCAAGATGGCCGAAGAGTACGGCTTCCTCGGCAAAAATATCCTTGGCTCCGGTTTTGATTTCACGGTTACCGTCCACCAGGGTGCTGGTGCCTTTGTCTGCGGTGAATCGACCGCCCTGATGACCGCTCTGGAGGGCAGGGTCGGCGAACCGCGGCCGAAATATATCCGCTCCAATATCAAGGGCCTCTGGGACCGTCCCAGTGTGTTGAACAACGTTGAAACCTGGGCCAATGTTCCCCTGATTATCAATAAAGGGGCCGACTGGTTTACCCAGTATGGCACCGAGGGAAGCAAGGGCACCAAGATTTTCTCCCTGGTGGGCAAAATCACCAATACCGGCCTGGTGGAAGTGCCCATGGGCATGACCTTGCGCGATATTATCTTCAAGATCGGCGGCGGCATTCCCGGGGGGAAGAAATTCAAGGCTGTGCAGACCGGCGGGCCGTCCGGAGGGTGCATCCCCGAGGATCTGCTTGATCTGCAGGTTGGTTTTGATGAACTTACCAAGGCCGGCTCGATGATGGGTTCCGGCGGGATGATTGTCATGGATGAAGATACCTGCATGGTTGATGTGGCCAGGTATTTCATCGAGTTTCTCACCGACGAATCATGCGGCAAATGCGTTCCCTGCCGTGAAGGTCTCCGGCAGATGCTCAAGATCCTCACCAATATTACCCAGGGAAGGGGAAAAGAGGGAGATATCGAGCTGCTGGAGGAACTCTCCGAGGTGGCTAAGGAGGTTGCCCTTTGTGCTTTGGGCAAGAGTGCCCCGAATCCTTTCTTGAGTACCTTGCGCTATTTTCGGGATGAGTATGAGGCACACATCAAGGAGAAGCGCTGTCCGGCCTTGTCCTGCAAGGCATTGATCTCGTTCTATATTGACCCGGAAAAGTGTCAGGCCTGTGGGAGCTGCTTAAGAAAGTGCCCGGCCGAGGCGATTATCGGCGGCAAGAAACTGATCCACATCATCGACCAGGATAAATGTACCAAGTGCGGCACCTGTTTTGAAGTCTGTCCGGCAAAATTCTCCGCGGTGACCAAAATTTCCGGCTCACCGGTGCCGCCGCCTGTTCCCGAAGAGGCAAGAGCTATTGTCAAGAAGGGCAAGGAATCATAG
- a CDS encoding response regulator codes for MAVAAALIAGICFTWWTVVRADHELRAELLQQVRLVAKAVNPESVHSLSGTKMDLGSSDYLQLKKRLAAIRSANPQYRFAYLMGRRPDGTIFFFVDSEPADSKDCSPPGEVYHEASDDCRRVFDARSETVEGPVSDHWGIWVSALVPIYDTVTASSGLISRDSAQAMVRKAVAFYRKNGRERFIQECNNSRGEFHQGSLYAFAYDHGMTMQAHPVKPELVGQHLYDKMDRPGGKFFRREIQEVALSKGSGWVDYQYENPVNRKIMPKTTYVEKVDDLIICAGAYKSSGELLAVLGMDIDARTWRWNVAVRAALPVGLTFVLIIGFLAAIAPIHNVDNAPKLVLQRLLPSLAAMVVLLMVSTGMLLWYQHQQRMANTVGSRIANVASNLQTAEEQQTLGLAATLQPITADAATQKALREGDTKRLLTDWQPVFNSLRRENNITHFYFLDKNRVCLLRIHKPEKRGDLIDRFTALEAERTGKTASGLELGPLGTFTLRVVRPVFENGELVGYVELGKEIEEVFLQLHTAFGSQLAVVIRKKYLNRRNWEEGMLMLGREADWNRLSHNVIIYNSQGRLSDALVPWADLSDEGHVHGETARELTFDGKDWRVSATALHDASGREVGDLLILMDITAENEAFARLIVLGGTGGAVVLALLLGFIYVMLRRTDAGIRTQQAELEINRRQLRDLIELLPDATFAIDKERHVIIWNQAIERMTGIPAMEMIGKGDYAYTIPFYGEARPQLMDLLFLDDQKITDQYPGIIREGNTIMVEVFCHALYHNQGGWIFAKAAPLYDQAGNIVGAIEIIRDITTQKRAEQLLQKRAHQQAEIVKFGLHALAETSFDELLHKAVLLISQVLETKYAQVLEHRPEQGILLLRAGVGWKEGWVGHKSIPDGPGSQGGYTLLQAEPVVAEDIHHETRFSPPELLTEHHVMGGITVAIPGSEHPFGVLGVHTDRIQHFSQDDVRFLETVANVLAAAIQRMQAEQRLVDERQRLMNVIEGTNAGTWEWNIQTGDVVFNERWAEMIGYRLSELTPTTIKTWEELTHPEDLQAAGELLERHFSGESPFYECQLRMKHKNGHWVWIHDRGRVIMKTDDGKKPLMMFGTHADVTEHKVAEQELRRAKEEAEELNDHLEQQTLYAKEMAAQAEMANAAKSEFLANMSHEVRTPMNGVIGMTGLLLDTDLSDEQRRYAEIVRSSGESLLCLINDILDFSKIEANKLELETLDFDLSNLLHDFAATMAMRAQEKLLYTAELDVPTLLRGDPGRLRQILGNLVGNAIKFTHKGEVAVRVSLLEKNEHNVLLRFSVQDTGIGISPHKIGLLFHKFSQVDASTTRKYGGTGLGLAISKQLAELMGGEIGVESHEGHGSEFWFTACLGTQAVGLQIQKHPPANLHGVKVLIVDDNATNREILTIRLASWGMRPSEAQDGPGALQLLYRALDENDPFQGAVIDMQMPGMDGETLGRTIKADERLTDTRMLMLTSLGLRGDMSRFAEIGFAAYATKPVCYEELQTLLTQALTKRVGGEILTQPVVARHGNSVDILHLFENSKARILLAEDNITNQQVALGMLKKMGLTADVVANGAEAVNALRTIPYDLVLMDVQMPMMDGIRATKVIRDRRSGTFKHQIPIIAMTAHAMQGDRERCLAAGMNDYVSKPVSLQELAAVLKKWLPEEAADSTTQSSGTHQKTRPAVFESGAPVFDKPGMMARLMDDEELADKVTKGFLTDIPLQIEALRAYLANGDAQGAERQAHTMKGASANVGGECLSVVAFKMEKMAKAGDLGAVKTCMTELEAEFDRLKQAIEKEL; via the coding sequence ATGGCTGTCGCGGCGGCGCTGATTGCCGGGATATGCTTTACATGGTGGACGGTGGTTCGTGCTGACCATGAACTGCGTGCTGAACTCCTGCAGCAGGTCCGCCTGGTGGCCAAAGCGGTAAATCCTGAATCTGTTCACTCCCTATCAGGCACTAAGATGGATTTGGGCAGTTCCGATTATCTGCAGCTTAAAAAACGGCTTGCAGCAATTCGTTCAGCCAATCCGCAATACCGTTTTGCCTATCTCATGGGCCGCAGGCCGGACGGCACGATATTTTTTTTCGTCGACAGCGAACCGGCTGACTCCAAGGATTGCTCCCCGCCAGGGGAAGTCTATCATGAAGCATCAGATGACTGCCGCCGCGTTTTCGATGCCAGGAGTGAGACCGTCGAAGGTCCGGTATCGGACCACTGGGGAATCTGGGTCTCGGCCCTGGTACCGATCTATGATACGGTGACGGCCTCCTCCGGCCTCATTAGTAGAGATTCTGCCCAGGCAATGGTGCGTAAAGCCGTCGCTTTTTACCGAAAAAATGGCCGTGAGCGTTTTATCCAGGAATGCAACAACTCCCGGGGTGAGTTCCACCAAGGGAGTCTTTACGCCTTTGCCTATGATCATGGGATGACCATGCAGGCCCATCCAGTAAAACCGGAACTGGTTGGACAGCATTTATACGACAAAATGGACCGGCCCGGAGGTAAATTTTTTCGTCGGGAGATACAGGAAGTGGCTCTGTCCAAGGGGAGTGGCTGGGTTGACTACCAATATGAGAACCCGGTCAATAGGAAAATCATGCCGAAGACCACCTATGTGGAGAAGGTGGATGACCTGATCATCTGCGCTGGCGCATATAAAAGCTCAGGCGAACTATTGGCGGTACTGGGCATGGATATTGATGCCCGAACCTGGAGATGGAATGTAGCCGTAAGGGCAGCCCTGCCCGTAGGGTTGACGTTCGTCCTGATCATCGGCTTTCTTGCCGCCATTGCCCCCATCCACAACGTCGACAATGCGCCCAAACTGGTTCTTCAGCGGCTGTTACCATCCCTGGCAGCCATGGTGGTGCTGTTGATGGTCAGCACGGGCATGCTCCTCTGGTATCAACATCAGCAGCGAATGGCAAACACCGTTGGCAGCCGTATTGCCAACGTTGCCAGCAACCTGCAGACGGCCGAGGAACAACAAACTTTGGGACTTGCCGCAACCCTGCAACCCATCACCGCCGATGCCGCAACCCAGAAGGCCCTGCGCGAAGGTGACACCAAGCGTCTTCTGACTGACTGGCAGCCGGTGTTCAACTCACTGCGCCGGGAAAACAATATTACGCATTTCTACTTCCTCGATAAAAATCGCGTCTGCCTTCTACGTATTCACAAGCCGGAAAAACGCGGTGATCTCATCGACCGTTTCACCGCCCTGGAAGCTGAACGGACCGGTAAAACCGCCTCCGGTCTTGAGTTGGGTCCTTTGGGCACCTTCACCCTCCGGGTGGTGCGGCCGGTTTTCGAAAACGGGGAGCTGGTCGGCTATGTAGAATTGGGTAAAGAGATCGAGGAAGTGTTCCTCCAGTTACACACGGCATTCGGCAGTCAACTGGCCGTGGTTATCCGCAAGAAATATCTGAACCGTCGGAACTGGGAGGAAGGCATGCTGATGCTTGGCCGGGAAGCCGACTGGAACCGCCTGTCCCATAATGTGATAATCTATAACTCCCAGGGGCGTCTGTCCGACGCCCTGGTGCCATGGGCCGATCTGTCGGACGAAGGACATGTACACGGAGAAACGGCCAGAGAATTAACGTTCGATGGGAAAGACTGGCGGGTGTCGGCGACGGCCCTCCATGACGCCTCGGGCAGGGAGGTCGGAGATTTACTGATTCTCATGGACATCACTGCTGAAAATGAAGCCTTTGCACGCCTGATAGTTCTCGGTGGGACAGGTGGTGCTGTAGTTTTGGCCCTCTTGCTGGGTTTCATCTATGTCATGCTGCGTCGAACCGATGCCGGCATCCGTACTCAGCAGGCAGAACTGGAGATAAACCGGAGGCAACTAAGAGATCTCATTGAGCTTTTACCTGATGCCACATTTGCCATTGATAAAGAAAGGCACGTTATCATCTGGAACCAGGCGATTGAGAGAATGACGGGTATTCCGGCGATGGAAATGATCGGCAAGGGGGACTATGCCTACACTATCCCGTTTTATGGTGAAGCACGGCCACAGCTGATGGATCTCCTTTTTCTGGATGATCAGAAGATTACGGACCAATATCCCGGTATTATCCGTGAAGGGAATACCATCATGGTGGAAGTATTTTGCCATGCCCTTTACCATAATCAGGGCGGCTGGATCTTTGCCAAAGCGGCCCCCTTGTATGATCAGGCCGGCAATATTGTTGGTGCGATCGAGATTATCCGCGATATCACCACTCAAAAACGCGCGGAACAGCTGTTGCAAAAACGGGCCCATCAGCAAGCTGAAATCGTCAAGTTCGGCTTGCATGCACTTGCAGAAACTTCCTTTGATGAGCTGCTGCACAAAGCCGTACTGTTGATCTCACAGGTGCTTGAGACGAAATATGCCCAGGTGCTGGAACACCGGCCCGAGCAGGGTATTCTTCTCCTGCGGGCCGGCGTCGGCTGGAAGGAAGGCTGGGTCGGACACAAGTCGATACCCGATGGACCTGGTTCACAGGGCGGCTACACCCTCTTGCAGGCTGAACCGGTGGTTGCGGAAGATATCCACCATGAAACCAGATTCTCACCGCCAGAGCTGCTGACCGAACACCATGTTATGGGTGGCATCACGGTTGCAATCCCCGGTTCCGAACACCCCTTCGGTGTTTTGGGGGTGCATACCGACCGGATACAGCATTTCAGCCAGGACGATGTGCGCTTTCTTGAGACAGTTGCCAATGTCCTGGCGGCGGCGATTCAGCGGATGCAGGCCGAACAGCGGCTGGTGGATGAACGTCAGCGGCTGATGAACGTTATCGAGGGTACCAATGCCGGCACCTGGGAATGGAATATCCAGACCGGTGACGTGGTCTTCAACGAAAGATGGGCGGAAATGATCGGCTACCGGCTCAGTGAGCTGACCCCGACTACCATCAAGACCTGGGAGGAGCTCACTCATCCTGAGGATCTGCAAGCCGCCGGTGAACTGCTGGAACGGCATTTTTCCGGCGAGTCGCCTTTCTACGAATGCCAGCTCAGGATGAAGCATAAGAACGGACACTGGGTATGGATCCATGACCGTGGTCGAGTCATCATGAAGACGGATGACGGCAAGAAGCCTCTGATGATGTTTGGTACCCATGCAGACGTTACCGAACACAAAGTGGCCGAACAGGAATTACGGCGGGCCAAAGAAGAGGCGGAGGAACTTAACGACCATTTGGAACAACAGACCCTCTATGCTAAGGAGATGGCGGCCCAGGCAGAGATGGCCAATGCCGCTAAAAGTGAGTTTCTGGCCAACATGAGCCACGAAGTCCGCACACCCATGAATGGGGTTATCGGCATGACGGGGCTGCTGCTGGATACGGATCTTAGCGACGAGCAGCGGCGCTATGCCGAAATCGTCCGTAGCAGCGGGGAATCACTGCTCTGCCTGATCAACGACATTCTTGACTTTTCGAAGATTGAGGCAAACAAGCTTGAACTGGAAACCTTGGATTTTGATTTATCGAACTTGTTGCATGACTTTGCCGCCACTATGGCCATGAGAGCCCAGGAAAAACTGCTTTATACTGCTGAGCTGGATGTCCCAACGCTGTTGCGTGGTGATCCCGGCCGCCTGCGCCAGATCCTTGGCAACTTGGTGGGCAATGCCATCAAGTTTACCCATAAAGGTGAGGTGGCAGTGCGGGTTTCACTGTTGGAAAAGAATGAGCATAATGTCCTGCTGCGTTTCTCGGTACAAGACACGGGCATTGGCATCTCCCCCCATAAGATCGGCCTGCTCTTTCATAAGTTCAGTCAGGTGGATGCTTCGACCACCAGGAAGTATGGCGGGACCGGATTGGGCCTGGCCATTTCCAAACAACTGGCTGAGTTGATGGGTGGTGAGATTGGCGTGGAAAGCCATGAAGGCCATGGCTCGGAATTCTGGTTCACCGCATGCCTGGGAACCCAAGCAGTGGGGCTGCAGATTCAAAAACATCCACCGGCGAACTTGCACGGTGTAAAGGTACTGATCGTGGACGATAATGCCACCAACCGTGAAATTTTGACCATACGACTGGCTTCATGGGGCATGCGTCCATCAGAGGCGCAGGACGGTCCCGGGGCGCTCCAGCTTCTCTACCGGGCGCTGGACGAAAACGATCCTTTCCAGGGTGCCGTAATCGACATGCAGATGCCTGGCATGGATGGTGAGACCCTGGGGCGCACCATAAAAGCAGATGAACGCCTGACCGACACCAGAATGCTGATGCTGACCTCTTTAGGGCTCCGGGGGGATATGAGCCGCTTTGCCGAGATCGGTTTCGCGGCCTATGCCACCAAACCCGTCTGCTACGAGGAACTGCAAACCCTGCTGACCCAGGCGTTGACAAAGCGGGTGGGAGGGGAAATACTGACGCAACCCGTTGTTGCCCGCCATGGAAACAGCGTCGATATCCTGCATTTATTCGAAAACAGCAAGGCTCGTATCCTGCTGGCCGAGGACAATATCACCAACCAGCAGGTGGCTTTGGGCATGCTTAAGAAGATGGGACTAACCGCCGATGTCGTGGCCAACGGCGCTGAAGCTGTCAATGCCCTCAGGACCATCCCGTATGATCTGGTGCTGATGGATGTGCAAATGCCGATGATGGACGGCATCAGGGCTACAAAGGTAATCCGTGATCGCCGATCCGGAACCTTCAAACACCAGATTCCCATCATTGCCATGACGGCCCACGCCATGCAGGGTGATCGCGAGCGATGTCTGGCAGCCGGGATGAACGATTATGTCTCCAAGCCGGTGTCTCTCCAGGAGTTAGCAGCAGTTCTGAAGAAATGGCTCCCGGAAGAAGCCGCTGATAGCACAACGCAATCGTCAGGGACTCATCAAAAGACTAGGCCTGCTGTTTTTGAATCGGGAGCACCGGTGTTCGACAAGCCAGGCATGATGGCCCGATTAATGGACGACGAGGAACTGGCGGATAAAGTTACCAAAGGCTTTCTGACGGACATCCCGCTGCAGATTGAGGCGTTACGGGCCTATTTGGCAAACGGTGATGCTCAGGGCGCAGAACGCCAAGCCCATACGATGAAAGGGGCATCGGCCAACGTCGGCGGTGAATGCTTGTCCGTGGTAGCTTTCAAGATGGAGAAAATGGCCAAAGCCGGAGACCTTGGCGCAGTCAAGACCTGCATGACTGAGCTGGAAGCAGAATTTGATCGGTTGAAACAAGCGATAGAGAAGGAACTATAA
- a CDS encoding (2Fe-2S)-binding protein — protein sequence MSEIRLEIDGREVSANDGMTILEAAQSAGIVIPTLCHHEKLEPFGSCRLCTVEVEKRGSTQLVASCVYPVEANLVVRTRSEKIDRIRRMILELYLAHAPDAFVLQDLAKEYGADRDRFEKEASFCIHCGLCVRYCAEVKQKNAVGFVDRGARKEISFIPEIASKECWDCKECFPLCPTEALQAAFVLMQALTSPATFTEPKSGE from the coding sequence ATGAGTGAAATACGCTTGGAAATCGACGGCAGGGAAGTCAGCGCCAACGATGGTATGACTATTCTTGAAGCGGCCCAGAGTGCAGGAATCGTAATCCCCACCCTCTGCCATCACGAAAAATTGGAGCCTTTCGGCAGTTGCCGGTTGTGTACGGTTGAAGTGGAAAAACGCGGTTCGACGCAACTTGTTGCTTCCTGCGTTTATCCGGTGGAAGCAAATCTGGTGGTCAGAACCAGGTCCGAGAAGATCGATAGAATCCGCCGGATGATCCTGGAACTTTATCTGGCCCATGCACCGGATGCTTTTGTCCTCCAGGACTTGGCCAAAGAGTATGGCGCCGACCGGGACCGTTTTGAAAAGGAAGCTTCATTCTGTATCCACTGCGGCCTCTGTGTGCGCTACTGTGCCGAGGTGAAACAGAAGAATGCCGTCGGCTTCGTTGATCGAGGCGCCAGGAAAGAGATCAGTTTTATCCCGGAAATAGCCTCAAAGGAGTGCTGGGACTGCAAGGAATGTTTTCCCCTTTGCCCCACCGAGGCCCTGCAGGCGGCTTTTGTCTTGATGCAGGCGCTGACTTCCCCCGCTACTTTTACCGAACCAAAGTCGGGGGAATAG
- a CDS encoding response regulator — translation MKTLIVEDDFTSRLLLQELLKQYGPSHIAVNGKEAVEAVRTALETGEPYDLICLDIMMPEMDGQEALQQIRAQEEARNILSSNGAKIVMTTALNDLKNVSFAYQNLCDAYLTKPIEKAKLIDELRELKLIS, via the coding sequence ATGAAGACACTGATCGTTGAGGACGATTTCACCAGCCGCCTGCTGCTCCAGGAACTTTTGAAACAATACGGTCCATCCCACATAGCAGTCAACGGCAAGGAGGCTGTTGAAGCCGTGCGCACAGCTCTCGAAACGGGGGAACCTTACGACCTGATTTGTCTGGATATCATGATGCCCGAGATGGACGGTCAGGAAGCGCTTCAGCAGATTCGCGCCCAGGAAGAGGCCAGAAATATCCTGTCATCAAACGGGGCAAAGATCGTGATGACTACGGCATTGAATGATTTGAAGAACGTAAGCTTCGCATACCAAAACCTTTGCGATGCTTATCTGACCAAACCAATCGAAAAGGCGAAACTCATTGATGAGCTGCGCGAGTTGAAGTTGATTTCGTGA
- a CDS encoding response regulator transcription factor — MLILIAEDDVTSRTMFAGVLTKSGHEVVETVNGAAAWGVLQQPDAPRLVILDWMMPEMDGPEVVRRVRSLQLDRPPYIIMLTTRGDKADIVAGLNAGADDYLTKPFDLGELHARVEVGRRMVELQEVLAAKIESLNQALDQTKTLRGIIPICASCKKIRNDQGYWSQVETYVCEHSEAEFSHGICPECMQKLYPEFVRKDGNGEKENL; from the coding sequence ATGCTCATTCTGATTGCCGAAGATGATGTTACCTCTCGTACCATGTTTGCAGGTGTTTTGACAAAAAGCGGGCATGAGGTGGTGGAAACTGTCAACGGAGCTGCAGCGTGGGGTGTGCTCCAGCAGCCCGATGCGCCTCGACTGGTGATTCTCGACTGGATGATGCCGGAAATGGACGGGCCGGAAGTCGTACGTCGGGTTCGTTCCCTGCAACTGGATCGACCACCCTATATCATTATGCTGACTACCCGGGGTGACAAGGCTGATATTGTTGCTGGATTAAATGCCGGTGCTGATGACTACCTGACCAAGCCTTTTGACCTCGGTGAACTTCACGCACGAGTTGAGGTCGGTCGCCGGATGGTCGAGCTGCAGGAGGTACTGGCCGCTAAGATTGAGTCACTGAATCAGGCGCTTGACCAGACCAAGACTCTGCGCGGCATTATCCCTATCTGCGCCAGTTGTAAAAAGATTCGTAACGACCAGGGGTATTGGAGTCAGGTGGAAACCTATGTCTGCGAGCACAGCGAGGCGGAGTTCAGCCATGGCATCTGCCCCGAATGCATGCAGAAACTCTATCCTGAGTTTGTCCGAAAAGACGGCAATGGGGAAAAAGAAAATTTATAA